Part of the Paenibacillus sp. YPG26 genome, GACGGTAATGTAACTTTAGTTCCTTTGCAGGATAAAGAGTGGTTGATCCTTGTGGGGGAAGCCCTTCTGAACGGGTTTCGTGAAGAAAGCGACGAGGGACAGGATGCAGAGCGGGCTATGCTGTACGATCTGTGCCAGGGCATATATGAACTCGTCTCTAATGAGTGGGGGGGAACCTTGCATTTAGCTGTACTGGAGCCCATTATACCGGTTCAGGTACTGGTATCATCATTATCTCTGCTAAGAGAAACGCTGCAGCTTGGACGGTTGTTCCATTTTACAGAGCATATTCATCTGCCTTGGTCCTTACATTTGGAACGCCTCGTGTATAGTATCCCGGATGAACAGCGGCGTCGGTTTCTTGAACAGACCGTGCCGCATACGAGCTCCACGGTTTTTGCGGATAATGAGACATTATCGACACTGGAGACTTTCTTTCAGCTGGACTGTAATGTTAGTGAGACGGCCAAGCGGTTATACATTCACCGGAATACCCTGCTTTATCGTATGGATAAGATCAAACAAGAGACCGGCCTGGACGTTCGAAGCTTCCGTGATGCTGTTCTTATGAAGCTTACTCTATTATTGTATAAAGTGACGAAAAGAAAATAGCTTTTTTGTGCAGTTTGTGTATAGCGGTCACTAGGCCTATAGTTTAATATAAGAATATAAAATGTATCCGATTACATTCACTGTATGGATTGAGCTTAAGGACTTAACGTAATTATATTGGAGACCTTATGAATAGGTAATTCCGGTATGCAATCTTGAGTTCATTTCATATAATTATAAATTTTGCTTAGGGGGCAATTACTTATGGCTGGTGTACGCTTAGAACACATTTACAAGAAATATGCTGGAGCTGACAAGGCTACTGTTGTTGACGTTAACTTGGATATTAAGGACAAGGAATTCCTGGTACTGGTAGGTCCTTCCGGTTGCGGTAAGTCCACAACACTTCGTATGATTGCAGGTCTTGAAGAGATCTCTGAAGGTAAATTG contains:
- a CDS encoding helix-turn-helix domain-containing protein, coding for MDIQVVREKLARVVGDILKEQEFPPNEWKLLRESDQATVELGPHSPVLVGSHLLFPWSYTGTKVVCLAVNAAEVSESERDLIELVIEAAQEDRDTHALSLKGDEQEQNAQLGSWLQTQLENGSLDEEIPDPIVLKSRLTGTMVPFLLSSENRSHDKISYVQLDKLLRSYFDGNVTLVPLQDKEWLILVGEALLNGFREESDEGQDAERAMLYDLCQGIYELVSNEWGGTLHLAVLEPIIPVQVLVSSLSLLRETLQLGRLFHFTEHIHLPWSLHLERLVYSIPDEQRRRFLEQTVPHTSSTVFADNETLSTLETFFQLDCNVSETAKRLYIHRNTLLYRMDKIKQETGLDVRSFRDAVLMKLTLLLYKVTKRK